Proteins encoded in a region of the Stieleria neptunia genome:
- a CDS encoding SDR family NAD(P)-dependent oxidoreductase, whose amino-acid sequence MSDRIVLVTGCSRGIGRALVDHFLAAGETVVGCSRSEMVLDSDRFVHFEVDLTDPDAVGGMMRQIRSRFGRLDVLINNAGMASMAPVALQPPATSRKVVDLNLNAVVDVTHAAIRLLRRGDHPRIVNFSTVAVPFRLEGEAIYSATKAAIEQWTRVLARELGELKITVNAVAPTPIRTDLIRGISEEKLAELIARQAIHRWGTVEDVINVIDFFVSPRSDFVTGQVVYLGGAG is encoded by the coding sequence ATGTCTGATCGCATTGTTCTGGTGACGGGGTGTAGCCGGGGGATCGGGCGGGCGCTGGTGGATCACTTTCTCGCCGCGGGTGAGACGGTGGTGGGGTGCTCGCGGTCGGAGATGGTTTTGGATTCCGATCGGTTTGTGCACTTCGAAGTCGATTTGACAGATCCCGATGCCGTCGGCGGGATGATGCGGCAAATTCGCTCGCGGTTCGGGCGACTGGATGTTTTGATCAACAATGCCGGCATGGCGTCGATGGCGCCCGTGGCATTGCAACCTCCGGCGACGTCTCGCAAGGTGGTCGACCTAAATCTGAACGCGGTTGTCGATGTCACTCACGCCGCCATCCGGCTGCTCCGCCGCGGTGATCATCCGCGGATCGTGAATTTTTCCACCGTCGCCGTCCCGTTTCGTCTGGAAGGCGAAGCCATCTACTCGGCGACCAAGGCCGCGATCGAACAATGGACCCGTGTCCTGGCACGGGAGCTGGGCGAGTTGAAGATCACGGTCAACGCCGTCGCGCCGACTCCGATCCGAACGGATCTGATTCGTGGCATCTCGGAAGAGAAACTCGCGGAACTGATCGCTCGTCAGGCGATTCACCGCTGGGGCACCGTTGAAGATGTAATCAACGTGATTGACTTCTTCGTCAGCCCGCGCAGCGATTTCGTGACCGGACAAGTCGTTTACTTGGGAGGAGCGGGATGA
- a CDS encoding ANL family adenylate-forming protein: MNSWQQTFAGHGDHPAFIGGSDDSRVTYRELAESVQRLCREMADAGVDASSVIGFPGQYSQSSLAMFFAVADLHATAVPLPEGADERVGRLLEIALATHGVGDDWVCLPVSPAAGETANPSPPTPLPLKGARGASSPQEVVDQQASHALYESLQQLGHAGLVLFTSGTTGDPKAAVQDIDRLRLRYAQHRDVGKMLAFMQMDHIGGINTMLYVLTHGGTLVVPRTRSPQDVAACIQEHHIEVLPVSPTFLNLMLITGVIDQYDLSSLRRVTYGSEPMPESVLKRLGEALPGVDLLQTYGTTEMGILKSKSESNDSLWMKVGGDGYDTKIVDGRLWIRAHTAMLGYLNAPSPFDEDGYMDTGDEVEVRGQWMRVMGRKSEFINVGGTKVSPVEVESVLLEMPCVCEAAVSGMAHPLMGQIAKATVRLNDGSTLGEFKSQMRKFCKDRLPPEAIPVKVSLAKTSMVTDRFKRARG, from the coding sequence ATGAACTCTTGGCAACAAACGTTTGCCGGTCATGGTGACCATCCGGCGTTCATCGGCGGCAGCGACGATTCGCGGGTGACTTATCGCGAACTCGCCGAATCGGTTCAGCGATTGTGCCGCGAAATGGCCGATGCCGGAGTTGACGCGTCTTCGGTGATCGGATTTCCGGGACAGTATTCTCAATCCAGTCTGGCGATGTTCTTCGCGGTCGCCGATCTGCATGCGACCGCGGTGCCACTGCCCGAAGGGGCTGACGAACGGGTTGGTCGATTGCTGGAGATCGCGTTGGCGACGCACGGGGTCGGGGATGATTGGGTATGTCTTCCAGTGTCGCCAGCAGCGGGAGAGACCGCCAACCCCTCACCCCCAACCCCTCTCCCCTTAAAAGGGGCGAGGGGAGCCAGTTCTCCACAAGAAGTGGTGGATCAGCAAGCATCACATGCATTGTATGAATCGTTGCAGCAACTTGGGCATGCGGGCTTGGTGCTCTTCACCTCCGGGACGACGGGAGATCCGAAAGCGGCGGTGCAGGACATCGATCGGTTGCGGTTGCGGTACGCGCAACACCGTGACGTCGGCAAGATGCTGGCGTTCATGCAGATGGACCACATCGGCGGCATCAACACGATGCTGTACGTCTTGACTCACGGTGGCACGCTGGTTGTTCCCCGAACTCGGTCACCGCAGGACGTTGCGGCCTGCATCCAAGAGCACCACATCGAAGTGCTTCCGGTTTCCCCCACGTTTCTAAACTTGATGCTGATCACCGGCGTGATCGATCAATACGACCTTTCATCGCTTCGCCGCGTGACGTACGGATCCGAACCGATGCCCGAGAGCGTCCTGAAACGTCTCGGCGAGGCGCTGCCCGGTGTTGACCTGTTGCAAACCTACGGGACGACCGAGATGGGGATCCTGAAGTCCAAATCCGAGAGCAACGATTCGCTGTGGATGAAGGTCGGTGGCGACGGCTATGATACCAAAATCGTCGACGGGCGACTGTGGATCCGCGCCCACACCGCGATGCTGGGCTACTTGAACGCACCGTCCCCGTTCGACGAAGACGGCTACATGGACACCGGTGACGAAGTGGAAGTCCGCGGCCAGTGGATGCGTGTGATGGGACGTAAGTCGGAATTCATCAACGTCGGCGGCACAAAAGTCTCGCCGGTCGAAGTCGAAAGCGTGCTGTTGGAAATGCCTTGTGTCTGCGAGGCCGCGGTCAGCGGAATGGCGCATCCGTTGATGGGGCAGATCGCCAAGGCCACGGTCAGGTTAAACGACGGTTCAACACTCGGCGAATTCAAGAGCCAGATGAGAAAGTTTTGTAAGGACCGGCTGCCGCCTGAGGCGATCCCCGTCAAGGTCAGCCTTGCCAAAACCTCCATGGTCACCGATCGATTCAAACGCGCGAGGGGATAG
- a CDS encoding four helix bundle protein, with protein MSYENLDVWKRSKLLAVTLYRATAKLRDFGFRDQLTRSGLSVPSNIAEGYERDSDAEIAQFLKVAKGSTGELRTQILIGIDAGFLPSGDAETWTDEAKQIGRMLAALIRRHKAKASSL; from the coding sequence ATGTCATACGAGAATCTTGACGTGTGGAAACGATCGAAGCTGCTGGCGGTGACGCTTTATCGTGCGACGGCGAAGTTGCGTGACTTTGGATTCCGGGATCAACTAACTCGAAGTGGTCTTTCCGTTCCTTCAAACATTGCGGAAGGATATGAGCGTGATAGCGATGCCGAGATTGCTCAGTTTTTAAAAGTCGCGAAGGGATCGACGGGTGAACTTCGCACTCAAATCCTCATTGGAATTGACGCCGGATTCCTTCCGTCCGGCGACGCGGAGACATGGACGGACGAAGCCAAACAAATCGGACGGATGCTCGCGGCCTTGATTCGACGCCACAAAGCCAAAGCCTCTAGCCTCTAG
- a CDS encoding acyltransferase yields the protein MPPEPVLRRLIKFALNTTAAVLVAPSVLVCYLETKRGPGYERFFHGWGQFYAVMPGLFGMCLRRAFYRGTLTDCSIDCQIAFGVLFNHREAIIGSEVYIGPYALMGRVKLGRGSLIGSRSSILSTGEHHVMDANGRWTTPDNLAFEITEIGEYCWIGEAAIVMAGVGDGAMISAGAVTATKIPDHVMVAGNPARFVKRLIEDELTEPAEGGKSLGAVSG from the coding sequence GTGCCTCCTGAACCCGTTCTCCGTCGCCTCATTAAGTTCGCCCTCAACACGACGGCGGCCGTTCTGGTCGCTCCGTCGGTGTTGGTTTGTTACTTGGAGACCAAGCGGGGACCGGGCTACGAACGGTTCTTCCACGGTTGGGGACAGTTTTATGCCGTGATGCCGGGGCTGTTCGGCATGTGTCTGCGACGGGCGTTTTATCGTGGGACGTTGACCGATTGCAGCATCGATTGCCAGATCGCATTCGGCGTCCTATTCAACCACCGCGAAGCCATCATCGGCTCCGAAGTCTACATCGGCCCGTACGCGTTGATGGGCAGAGTCAAATTGGGGCGGGGCAGCTTGATCGGCAGTCGATCGAGTATCTTGAGCACGGGAGAGCACCATGTGATGGATGCCAATGGCCGCTGGACGACGCCCGATAACCTGGCGTTTGAAATCACGGAAATCGGCGAGTACTGCTGGATCGGTGAAGCGGCCATCGTGATGGCGGGCGTGGGCGACGGGGCGATGATCAGCGCGGGCGCGGTCACCGCGACGAAGATTCCCGACCACGTGATGGTCGCCGGCAATCCGGCACGGTTTGTCAAACGATTGATCGAAGACGAGCTAACGGAACCGGCAGAAGGTGGCAAATCCTTGGGAGCGGTGAGCGGTTAG
- a CDS encoding acyltransferase family protein, whose product MQIPYQPWIDWLKVLGMAVIIFGHSGGHALIPPIFNPINLKQLGVCFFVFATAFTLANETRRPLQVLYNRYFEVFVLGVLLAMFVSVVKWFRVGDLNESNYLPFVLGLNVFWENAFPANPTTWYVGTYMHLLVAWAVALRFLPTRWYVLVGLLLVEVIVRSVFVYQSNDFNAYMVFTSWLSVFFIGMYFGRLAGDTRNANSPDSTPGPAAADDAKLLPSISPTGRRIAISLTLAAMMFGWLAMVRGWGITKSNPFGRISVGDDVTTSLVTSLAVTVEYLVYTLLIYGFFVGIPANRFVRFLSQNTLFVFLAHMPFRDVVTPYYYPLWSGGWTRQVANFFILFVLLACISHVIRHILGLTKLRKQIGNRLFGQRHL is encoded by the coding sequence ATGCAAATTCCTTATCAACCCTGGATCGACTGGCTGAAAGTCCTCGGGATGGCGGTGATCATCTTCGGCCACTCCGGTGGTCACGCGTTGATTCCACCCATTTTCAACCCGATCAATCTCAAGCAACTGGGCGTTTGTTTTTTCGTGTTCGCCACCGCGTTCACGCTGGCCAATGAGACGCGGCGACCGCTTCAGGTCCTCTACAACCGCTACTTCGAGGTCTTTGTCCTCGGCGTGTTACTGGCGATGTTTGTCAGCGTGGTCAAATGGTTCCGGGTCGGCGACCTCAACGAATCGAACTACTTGCCGTTCGTCTTGGGGCTGAACGTGTTTTGGGAAAACGCATTTCCGGCGAATCCGACGACGTGGTACGTTGGGACGTATATGCACCTCTTGGTCGCGTGGGCGGTCGCCCTGCGTTTCTTGCCGACTCGTTGGTACGTCTTAGTGGGACTGTTGCTGGTCGAGGTCATCGTCCGCAGCGTCTTCGTCTACCAATCCAACGATTTCAATGCCTACATGGTATTCACCAGTTGGTTGAGTGTGTTTTTCATCGGGATGTATTTTGGGCGTCTTGCCGGAGACACTCGCAACGCGAATTCCCCAGATTCAACGCCCGGGCCCGCGGCGGCTGACGACGCCAAGCTTCTGCCTTCGATTTCACCAACTGGCCGCCGAATCGCAATCTCGCTGACGCTTGCAGCCATGATGTTCGGATGGCTGGCGATGGTCCGGGGATGGGGCATCACGAAGAGCAATCCGTTCGGCAGGATTTCGGTTGGCGACGATGTGACGACGTCACTGGTGACCTCGCTGGCCGTGACGGTGGAGTATCTTGTTTACACACTTCTCATCTACGGATTCTTTGTCGGAATACCGGCAAACCGCTTTGTCCGCTTCCTGTCACAGAACACGCTGTTCGTCTTCCTGGCCCACATGCCGTTTCGCGATGTGGTCACCCCGTATTATTATCCACTTTGGTCCGGTGGCTGGACACGTCAGGTTGCGAATTTTTTCATTCTGTTTGTTTTGCTCGCCTGCATCTCGCACGTCATCCGTCACATCCTTGGACTGACTAAGCTGCGCAAACAAATCGGCAACCGGCTGTTTGGCCAACGCCACCTGTAA
- a CDS encoding glycosyltransferase — protein sequence MNRNLLAKQLRDAAEGAVAITTIPIVADLVGKLPVKSWVYYCVDDFSVWPGLDGKTLGRLEDELIAKVDRTIAVSDHLVDSLASRNCHAELLTHGVDLNFWQNERLDPSGESLEREVAEGGKEARSQTRPPARDSRLATRISPGYLEPGTWNLELPSPDSPLILFWGVVDRRMNAEWVLALADSLDAGKIVLAGPQQDPDPRLLGHTRIEMPGSLPFDELPKLARAAEVLIMPYADLPVTRAMQPLKLKEYLATGKPVVVAPLPATEDWKAFLQVAGDAQEFVRMVHERVSGEGDETGDAERGQELCQRLEAESWQAKAQRLLEWIENPVVVES from the coding sequence TTGAATCGAAACTTGTTGGCGAAACAATTGCGTGATGCGGCCGAGGGTGCGGTAGCGATCACGACGATCCCGATCGTAGCGGATTTGGTCGGGAAGCTGCCGGTAAAGTCGTGGGTCTATTACTGCGTCGATGACTTTTCAGTGTGGCCGGGGCTGGACGGCAAGACACTCGGCCGGCTGGAAGACGAACTAATCGCCAAAGTCGATCGCACCATCGCCGTCAGCGACCACCTGGTCGACAGCCTTGCCAGCCGGAACTGCCACGCCGAACTCCTCACCCACGGCGTCGACCTCAACTTCTGGCAAAACGAGCGGCTAGACCCGAGTGGTGAGAGCCTAGAAAGAGAAGTGGCTGAAGGCGGCAAAGAAGCTAGGAGTCAGACCAGACCACCGGCTCGCGACTCGCGACTCGCGACTCGTATCTCTCCCGGCTACTTGGAACCTGGAACTTGGAACTTGGAACTCCCGTCTCCTGACTCTCCCTTGATCCTCTTCTGGGGTGTGGTGGATCGGCGGATGAACGCGGAGTGGGTGTTGGCGTTGGCGGATTCGTTGGACGCGGGCAAGATCGTGTTGGCCGGTCCCCAGCAGGATCCGGATCCAAGGTTGTTGGGGCACACGCGCATCGAGATGCCCGGTTCACTGCCGTTTGACGAGCTGCCCAAGCTGGCTCGCGCGGCTGAGGTGCTGATCATGCCTTATGCGGACTTGCCGGTCACGCGAGCGATGCAGCCGCTGAAACTGAAGGAATACCTGGCCACCGGGAAACCGGTCGTGGTTGCACCGCTGCCGGCGACGGAAGATTGGAAGGCGTTTTTGCAGGTGGCCGGTGACGCACAGGAGTTCGTCCGGATGGTGCATGAGAGAGTGTCTGGCGAGGGCGACGAAACCGGTGACGCTGAACGGGGGCAAGAGCTGTGCCAACGGCTGGAAGCGGAATCGTGGCAAGCGAAGGCGCAGCGGTTGCTCGAGTGGATCGAGAATCCGGTTGTTGTGGAATCTTGA
- a CDS encoding nucleotidyltransferase family protein produces MTTGTNRVLIKDVVVSDISTRLRNEGLGFRFGPYQFRVRSDLNIIAEAIHVVQAHRAFRPPEDLPDFTLDFQAGSERFHRAIICSVDGVIWRTWPRRLSVAAMEWVTSWCFFRQSYNHLAFHAAAAVVPGTDQTIVFPGNSGAGKSTLASTLMLSGWKLLSDETALFDLEDQRVYGLGRPTILKGHSLDLIESRFGDRAVFGPRERILDPPSAIAHLRPTPESVSAVGSTFPIGAFVLPSRSSDPSTPCQLERLSIDESFVHLTQLGINFRMMGRRGFDDTIHLARTVPAYRLHYHDAGDAERFLREQNLFSSASPAVVKEPVSAAEQRSAVEVVGASNENARSSQVIVSSGDAKKLETERDPAELLRLVNRLREDASICREWDLRTWDRVIRFANHTSSLAQISHDLHCGGLVEYLPVGVRARLQRENWLTAFNHRIIRYETAAVGRILAPLQVPLVLLKGSAYLTAGCEWAAGRTTNDIDLLVREQDLDDVDRALRRNEFAPNEYNSDRDERYYRRWLHELAPRSHVYRHIEIDLHFRLLPFGDPYSFPVDGMIDRSRPIPGTPYSWLDPVDCVLNSIVNLGHTGEYRRAFRDLWDLRYLVESSGGETPFDWEALSSRTERYGLAKTVGNVLALAAELVGLELPPGWMEQTTGASIESIRSRRLYRMMRTASIPDGRAYRSRRRRTAIWFLEHYPLPKIRTWLDPLTWTKRVKFIQGG; encoded by the coding sequence TTGACCACCGGAACGAACCGCGTGTTGATCAAGGACGTCGTTGTCTCGGACATTTCGACGCGGTTACGAAACGAGGGGCTGGGGTTTCGCTTTGGCCCCTATCAGTTTCGTGTTCGTAGCGATCTGAACATCATTGCGGAGGCGATTCACGTCGTGCAGGCTCATCGGGCGTTCCGCCCGCCGGAAGACTTGCCCGACTTTACGCTCGATTTTCAGGCGGGCAGCGAACGGTTTCACCGCGCGATCATCTGCAGCGTCGATGGCGTGATCTGGCGGACCTGGCCAAGACGTCTTTCGGTTGCCGCAATGGAATGGGTGACCAGTTGGTGCTTCTTTCGCCAGTCTTACAATCATCTGGCGTTCCATGCGGCGGCGGCTGTGGTTCCGGGCACCGACCAAACGATCGTCTTTCCCGGCAATTCTGGCGCCGGCAAGAGCACGCTCGCCTCGACCCTGATGCTATCCGGTTGGAAACTGCTGAGCGATGAAACGGCACTCTTTGATCTGGAAGACCAGCGGGTGTACGGACTCGGTCGGCCGACGATCCTGAAAGGTCATTCGTTGGATTTGATCGAGTCACGATTTGGCGATCGAGCCGTGTTTGGCCCCCGGGAAAGAATTTTGGATCCACCGAGCGCCATCGCACACTTGCGCCCCACACCTGAATCGGTTTCGGCGGTGGGATCGACGTTTCCAATCGGAGCATTCGTGTTGCCCAGCCGGTCGAGTGATCCCTCGACACCCTGTCAGCTTGAGCGACTTTCCATTGACGAATCCTTTGTTCATCTCACCCAGCTTGGCATCAATTTTCGGATGATGGGTCGCCGCGGTTTCGACGATACGATTCACCTGGCACGCACCGTACCCGCGTATCGATTGCATTACCACGACGCGGGCGACGCGGAGCGGTTTTTACGAGAGCAGAACCTCTTTTCAAGCGCATCACCGGCAGTCGTTAAGGAGCCCGTGTCGGCTGCCGAGCAACGATCGGCTGTTGAAGTTGTTGGGGCATCAAACGAAAACGCGCGGTCGAGCCAGGTGATCGTTTCTTCGGGCGACGCCAAAAAACTGGAAACCGAACGCGATCCGGCGGAGTTGCTGCGTCTGGTCAATCGTCTTCGCGAAGATGCAAGTATTTGCCGAGAGTGGGATTTGCGAACTTGGGACCGCGTGATTCGCTTTGCCAACCATACCTCATCACTGGCGCAAATCTCCCATGATCTTCATTGTGGCGGCTTGGTGGAATACTTGCCTGTCGGTGTTCGCGCACGGCTACAGCGAGAGAACTGGCTGACGGCGTTCAATCATCGAATCATTCGCTACGAGACCGCTGCCGTTGGCCGAATCCTTGCGCCGCTACAAGTTCCGTTGGTGCTACTGAAAGGGAGTGCGTATTTGACCGCGGGATGTGAGTGGGCGGCCGGACGCACGACCAACGACATCGACTTGTTGGTTCGCGAGCAGGATTTGGATGACGTCGATCGTGCACTCCGTCGAAATGAGTTTGCGCCCAATGAGTACAACAGTGATCGCGACGAACGGTATTACCGCCGATGGTTGCACGAGTTGGCTCCACGAAGCCACGTCTATCGTCACATCGAGATCGATTTGCATTTCCGATTGCTGCCATTCGGCGACCCGTATTCTTTCCCGGTCGACGGGATGATTGACCGGTCCCGACCGATACCTGGAACGCCCTATTCTTGGCTCGACCCTGTCGATTGCGTTTTGAATTCGATCGTGAATCTGGGGCACACCGGCGAGTACCGGCGTGCGTTTCGTGACTTGTGGGACCTGCGGTACTTGGTTGAATCGTCTGGTGGCGAGACGCCGTTTGACTGGGAGGCACTCTCGAGTCGAACGGAGCGTTATGGGCTTGCCAAGACGGTTGGGAACGTGCTTGCGCTGGCCGCTGAATTGGTCGGGCTGGAATTGCCGCCGGGATGGATGGAACAGACGACGGGGGCGTCGATCGAATCGATTCGCAGCCGGCGTCTGTACCGCATGATGAGAACCGCATCGATCCCCGATGGACGGGCCTATCGATCGCGCCGTCGCCGCACCGCAATCTGGTTCCTGGAGCACTACCCGCTGCCCAAGATCCGAACCTGGTTGGATCCACTGACCTGGACCAAACGGGTGAAGTTTATCCAGGGAGGGTAG
- a CDS encoding AGE family epimerase/isomerase has translation MFTSAISTRHFFPDFKYIPIPDFPGTFAIWGASGRDDAGNLYLGVSTVWTPDAPQPSARVFQLSAGGTVRELGDVVSHLKTAGVYRERTHKLDRGGHILPEDSDVEPTLCRESQLKVHSKFVQMDDGKVYFASMDEWGEKEDGSQLPHWGSHLWAYSPESDQWEHLHQIPEAMIAVSGVGRYLFALGYFDHTVYVYDTVSGQLNRTQVGSVGGHISRNLISDRHGNVFVPRVAADSTADSGYVVELVQLDHELNEISSFKLDHYPVTPDFSSHGLTGLAFLTGDRIAFTTSAGFLYLIKAESGEPAEIEAIGWFHPDGESYAASLFPLDGERFLCGAVKYQNREQWVSYDLESRTSVSTPLEIKGVPEHGMNSTLLYGSNTRVDDGSCFVVGAYKNRDRSRQLPLCIKAGFPQSTKKQVDLAGSRLSGSAASKLASQFRTEEILSEFVDDNLRHWLRASPTDNGFLHPNLGEDWERTPADWANGTSQGRGVTVLCEGALATREPGFVKAAVQSANFLLERFGPNDQREHWCVQVSPKGQALSDGHNTYDAAFIILGLSRAFEVTGDPRYLSAARNCRDEVLAHHAHPDGGLYWKLNRDFENTAGLNQNPIMHFFEACLSVHEASGDPSDLDPVTAIGEFVLSRLVEPNGNHIPEYYEMNWNPTQDGYIDLGHQFEWAWLLSQAHHQGCEKRYLDVGQQVLDYGLQIGYDNTEGGIFAGADYGSKVTNRGKGLWQQTECLRAMVRYACQHGREDLWPKIDQSWELLKREFADEQYGGFVSHPGQRQKGSVWKCGYHETGLYKEILLQLRLSQ, from the coding sequence GTGTTTACTTCGGCCATTTCCACTCGACATTTCTTTCCGGATTTCAAATACATACCGATCCCAGACTTCCCCGGTACGTTCGCGATCTGGGGTGCGTCGGGACGCGATGATGCTGGAAATCTCTACCTTGGCGTTTCGACGGTCTGGACTCCGGATGCCCCCCAACCGTCAGCCCGCGTTTTCCAATTGTCCGCGGGCGGCACGGTAAGAGAACTCGGCGATGTGGTTTCGCATCTCAAAACGGCAGGCGTGTATCGCGAGCGAACCCACAAGCTGGACCGTGGCGGCCACATCCTTCCTGAAGACTCGGATGTGGAGCCGACCCTTTGCCGCGAGTCGCAGTTGAAGGTCCATTCCAAGTTCGTCCAGATGGATGACGGAAAGGTCTACTTCGCGTCAATGGATGAATGGGGTGAAAAGGAAGACGGGTCACAACTGCCTCATTGGGGTTCCCACCTTTGGGCGTATTCACCCGAATCGGATCAGTGGGAACACCTGCACCAGATTCCCGAGGCAATGATCGCGGTGAGTGGCGTCGGCCGATATCTGTTTGCGTTGGGATACTTCGACCACACGGTCTATGTCTATGACACAGTAAGCGGGCAGTTGAATCGAACACAAGTAGGTTCCGTCGGCGGGCACATCTCACGAAACCTGATTTCGGATCGGCATGGGAACGTCTTTGTCCCTCGCGTCGCTGCCGATTCAACAGCCGATTCGGGGTACGTCGTGGAGTTGGTTCAACTGGATCACGAGCTGAACGAGATCTCGTCATTCAAACTCGATCACTATCCTGTGACGCCTGACTTTTCATCGCACGGACTGACCGGCTTGGCATTTCTCACCGGGGACCGAATTGCCTTCACGACATCGGCGGGCTTCCTCTACCTGATCAAAGCAGAATCGGGTGAGCCCGCCGAAATCGAGGCGATTGGATGGTTCCACCCCGACGGTGAGTCCTACGCGGCTTCGCTTTTTCCATTGGATGGCGAACGATTTCTGTGCGGAGCTGTCAAATACCAGAACCGTGAGCAATGGGTCAGCTACGATCTGGAGTCTCGGACATCGGTTTCGACTCCGTTGGAAATCAAAGGCGTTCCCGAACATGGGATGAATTCAACCTTGCTGTATGGCAGCAACACCCGTGTCGACGACGGCTCATGCTTTGTCGTCGGTGCCTACAAGAATCGAGATCGTTCAAGACAGTTGCCGCTTTGCATCAAAGCGGGGTTCCCGCAATCGACGAAGAAACAGGTTGATCTGGCGGGCTCTCGGCTTTCTGGCTCGGCTGCGTCAAAGCTTGCCAGCCAATTTCGGACTGAAGAAATTCTCAGCGAGTTCGTTGATGATAATCTCCGCCATTGGCTGCGGGCATCTCCAACGGACAACGGTTTTCTGCACCCCAACTTGGGCGAGGACTGGGAGCGAACGCCAGCGGATTGGGCGAACGGAACTTCTCAGGGCCGTGGGGTCACCGTGCTGTGCGAAGGAGCTCTCGCTACACGAGAACCCGGCTTTGTGAAGGCCGCCGTCCAATCAGCAAACTTCTTGCTTGAACGCTTTGGCCCCAACGATCAGCGTGAACACTGGTGCGTCCAAGTCTCGCCGAAAGGACAGGCCCTTTCAGATGGGCACAACACCTACGACGCCGCGTTCATCATCTTGGGGCTTTCCAGAGCCTTTGAAGTGACGGGAGATCCTCGCTACTTAAGCGCCGCTCGAAACTGTCGCGACGAAGTCTTGGCCCATCATGCGCATCCCGATGGCGGGCTCTACTGGAAACTTAATCGAGACTTCGAGAACACCGCTGGTTTGAACCAAAACCCGATCATGCATTTCTTTGAGGCATGCTTGTCCGTGCATGAAGCGTCCGGCGATCCGTCTGATCTTGATCCCGTCACCGCAATCGGCGAATTCGTTCTCAGTCGACTTGTTGAGCCAAACGGCAACCATATTCCTGAATACTATGAGATGAACTGGAACCCCACCCAAGACGGCTACATTGACCTGGGCCACCAGTTCGAGTGGGCGTGGTTACTTAGTCAGGCTCACCATCAAGGGTGTGAGAAACGTTATCTGGATGTTGGGCAGCAAGTGTTGGATTACGGTCTGCAAATTGGGTATGACAACACAGAGGGCGGGATCTTCGCGGGGGCCGATTACGGATCGAAGGTTACCAACCGGGGAAAAGGGCTCTGGCAACAGACCGAGTGCCTTCGAGCGATGGTTCGGTACGCTTGTCAGCATGGTCGCGAAGATCTCTGGCCCAAAATCGACCAAAGCTGGGAGTTGTTAAAGAGAGAGTTTGCCGACGAACAGTACGGTGGGTTCGTTTCACATCCGGGGCAGCGTCAAAAAGGGTCTGTGTGGAAGTGCGGATATCACGAGACGGGTTTGTACAAGGAGATCCTATTGCAGCTGCGACTGTCTCAGTAA